In one window of Erwinia tasmaniensis Et1/99 DNA:
- a CDS encoding TetR family transcriptional regulator has product MSNPAKRKNDPEGLKKRILASALTTFAEFGLTGARMEQIATNAQTTKRMVVYHFTNKERLYVAVLHVVYQEMRQHEAGLNLASLTPSQAIARLAEASFDYHISHPDFIRLVCCENLMGGRYISQSETIKTLNHSALKVLDAVLDRGKQSGEFDPTLDAVDVHRLISSICTHNVANRYTFHTLFGANESERQTLARNRRLVVDATLRYVRPSDKTVQKNK; this is encoded by the coding sequence ATGTCAAACCCTGCCAAACGTAAAAACGATCCCGAAGGGCTGAAGAAGCGTATTCTTGCCAGTGCGCTAACGACCTTTGCCGAGTTCGGCCTGACGGGGGCCAGAATGGAACAAATAGCGACAAACGCACAGACCACTAAACGCATGGTGGTCTATCACTTTACAAATAAAGAGCGGCTTTACGTGGCGGTGCTGCACGTGGTTTACCAGGAAATGCGCCAGCATGAAGCCGGGTTAAATCTGGCGTCCCTTACGCCTTCACAGGCCATTGCCCGCCTGGCGGAAGCCAGTTTTGACTATCACATCAGCCACCCTGATTTTATACGCCTGGTCTGTTGTGAAAATCTGATGGGTGGCCGATATATCAGCCAGTCAGAGACCATAAAAACGCTCAACCACAGTGCGCTGAAAGTGCTGGATGCGGTGCTCGATCGCGGCAAGCAGAGCGGTGAATTTGACCCGACGCTGGATGCCGTCGACGTACACCGCCTGATCAGCAGTATCTGCACCCACAACGTGGCGAATCGCTATACCTTCCATACTCTGTTCGGCGCGAACGAAAGCGAACGGCAGACCCTTGCGCGCAACCGACGGCTGGTGGTCGATGCCACCCTGCGTTACGTGCGCCCCTCTGATAAAACTGTACAAAAAAACAAATAA
- a CDS encoding ABC transporter substrate-binding protein, translated as MYKFALLPLLTLMLAVVNGPASAAPERIAALVAPFEIKGSDPTLSGDIFLKMSIVETLVNADSAGQPLPGLASSWSVSADGLLWRFNLRSGVMYHDGSPLTAQSVVNALDVARSKPGLLDKAPIAAIRAENQQVLIELKQPFTPLLSMLAENRAQILAPASYDDAHKVVQVIGTGPYRLTSFQPPQKLTVARFHDYWGSAPSIEQASYMAVGRAETRALLAESGDADLVLNLDPASRSRLKKNAKVQLLAIAIPRTVLLKVNAGYPLLNDVRARQALSMALDREGIARAILRYQAAADRLFPPSVAQWHNPSLTPLGHNVPQAQALLAELGWKPGADGTLQRNGQPFSLTLTTYPDRPELPLIAAAIQQQLRDIGVKVAINSTNSGEIAAKHHDGSLELALVARNFALTPDPLGTLLQDYAPQGGDWGAMNWSDATFNQTLAGLVTGSDPADGQKQREQLTRILQSELPTIPVAWYQQSAAVSHRLSGAVLDPFERSFGLEKMRWAE; from the coding sequence ATGTACAAATTTGCACTCTTGCCGCTGCTGACTCTGATGCTCGCCGTCGTCAACGGCCCCGCCAGCGCAGCCCCCGAGCGCATTGCCGCGCTGGTTGCCCCGTTTGAAATTAAAGGCAGCGATCCCACCCTGTCCGGGGATATTTTCCTGAAAATGTCGATCGTCGAAACGCTGGTCAATGCTGACAGCGCCGGGCAACCGCTGCCAGGTCTGGCCAGCAGCTGGTCGGTATCCGCCGATGGTCTGCTGTGGCGCTTCAACCTGCGTTCCGGCGTTATGTATCATGACGGAAGCCCGCTGACGGCGCAAAGCGTGGTCAATGCGCTGGACGTAGCGCGCAGCAAGCCCGGACTGTTAGATAAAGCGCCGATCGCGGCAATTCGTGCTGAAAATCAGCAGGTACTGATTGAGCTTAAACAGCCTTTTACCCCTTTGCTGAGTATGCTGGCGGAAAACCGCGCGCAGATACTGGCTCCAGCCTCCTATGATGATGCACATAAAGTGGTACAGGTCATCGGTACCGGGCCGTATCGCCTTACCTCGTTCCAGCCGCCGCAAAAACTGACCGTTGCGCGCTTCCATGACTATTGGGGCAGCGCTCCGTCTATCGAACAGGCCAGTTATATGGCCGTTGGGCGTGCGGAAACCCGGGCGTTACTGGCAGAGAGTGGTGATGCCGATCTGGTGCTGAATCTTGACCCGGCCAGCCGTAGTCGTCTGAAAAAAAATGCAAAAGTACAGCTGCTGGCGATCGCCATTCCGCGTACCGTGCTGTTGAAGGTCAATGCCGGTTACCCGCTGCTGAATGACGTACGCGCGCGTCAGGCGTTGAGTATGGCGTTGGATCGCGAGGGCATTGCCCGCGCCATTCTCCGCTATCAGGCGGCTGCCGATCGGCTGTTTCCGCCTTCCGTCGCGCAGTGGCACAATCCCAGCCTGACGCCGCTGGGCCATAATGTGCCCCAGGCACAGGCCCTGCTGGCCGAACTCGGCTGGAAACCAGGGGCGGATGGTACGCTGCAACGTAACGGCCAGCCGTTTTCCCTGACGCTCACGACCTATCCCGATCGCCCGGAGCTGCCGCTGATAGCGGCCGCCATCCAGCAACAGCTGCGCGATATTGGCGTTAAGGTAGCGATCAATTCGACCAACTCTGGCGAGATCGCCGCTAAACATCACGATGGCTCGCTGGAGCTGGCGCTGGTTGCGCGCAATTTTGCACTGACGCCCGATCCACTCGGCACGCTGTTACAGGACTATGCGCCTCAGGGCGGAGACTGGGGGGCGATGAACTGGTCAGACGCAACCTTCAATCAGACCTTAGCCGGACTGGTCACGGGTAGCGATCCGGCTGATGGCCAAAAACAGCGTGAACAGTTGACGCGGATCCTGCAAAGCGAGCTGCCCACTATTCCTGTGGCGTGGTATCAGCAGAGTGCCGCCGTTTCGCACCGTCTGAGTGGTGCCGTTCTTGATCCTTTCGAGCGCAGTTTCGGATTGGAAAAAATGAGGTGGGCTGAATGA
- a CDS encoding ABC transporter permease — protein MMRMLGYRLLQAGLVALLVGGLTFVMMRSLPGDSAYRIAAGRYGYDHVDAAAASAVQQELGLDRPAWQALADWFIELLRFNPGNSLVSGAPVMQEIGHQLGQSLLLAAAALLLSLLLGPPLGLIAGLFPGGKLDRMLLAISTALRALPHFVLGLILVLVFALGLGFLPAAGYGDAEHLLLPALTLALGLAAVSSRVARNAMRQVTDSDWYHFGRSKGLNERTLFWRHGLRNASVPLVTYLSVQFIYLIEGVIVVETLFAWPGIGHALVHAIFARDVPVIQGTALIMGLLFVLLNALSDGLCYWLDPRRHNHDK, from the coding sequence ATGATGCGCATGTTGGGCTACCGCCTGCTGCAGGCTGGGCTGGTGGCGCTGCTGGTGGGCGGACTGACCTTTGTCATGATGCGATCGTTGCCCGGAGACAGTGCTTATCGCATTGCCGCCGGACGCTATGGTTATGACCATGTGGATGCGGCTGCGGCCAGCGCGGTGCAGCAGGAGCTGGGGCTGGATCGTCCAGCCTGGCAAGCGTTGGCGGACTGGTTTATCGAACTGCTGCGCTTTAATCCCGGCAACTCACTGGTTTCCGGCGCGCCGGTGATGCAGGAGATCGGCCATCAGCTGGGTCAGTCCCTGCTGCTGGCGGCGGCGGCGCTACTATTATCCCTGCTGCTTGGGCCTCCGTTGGGCCTGATCGCCGGGCTGTTCCCCGGCGGAAAACTCGACCGGATGCTGCTGGCGATCTCCACCGCGCTGCGTGCGCTGCCGCATTTTGTACTGGGGCTGATCCTGGTGCTGGTTTTTGCCCTCGGACTCGGTTTTCTGCCTGCGGCGGGCTACGGTGATGCTGAACATCTGCTGCTACCGGCACTGACATTAGCGCTTGGGCTGGCGGCGGTATCTTCCCGGGTTGCGCGCAATGCGATGCGCCAGGTTACCGACTCCGACTGGTACCACTTCGGGCGCAGCAAAGGTCTGAATGAACGGACGTTGTTCTGGCGTCACGGGCTGCGCAATGCCAGCGTGCCGCTGGTCACTTACCTGAGCGTGCAGTTTATCTATCTGATTGAAGGGGTGATTGTGGTGGAAACCCTGTTTGCCTGGCCGGGAATTGGTCATGCGCTGGTGCATGCCATATTTGCGCGTGATGTTCCTGTGATCCAGGGAACTGCGCTGATCATGGGGCTGTTGTTTGTGCTGCTCAACGCGCTGAGCGACGGGCTGTGCTACTGGCTCGATCCACGGAGGCATAACCATGATAAATAA
- a CDS encoding ABC transporter permease has protein sequence MINNLFRRLSLAQRVGTMLLLLLGIFAFVLPLLWPQDPLRQQLMLALQWPSLDAPLGYDHLGRSLFARLTAAIRLSLGLALVSVLSALIPGIFLGVLAAWRGGVVDRGVSLLADAFLALPGLLLVLLLTALVPDSALMLYVGISLLLWVEYFRLSRAIARPLLMSPAVQASRLLGFGPWLIFRRHLWPEMAPVVLTVAAFGAASAIMAIAALGFVSVGVRPPTPELGLMMTELLPYYEEAPYALLQPVVVVFLLVLSLLLLAGREKS, from the coding sequence ATGATAAATAACCTATTCCGCCGCCTCTCGCTGGCACAGCGTGTTGGGACAATGTTGCTGCTGCTGTTGGGGATATTTGCCTTTGTTCTGCCATTATTGTGGCCGCAGGATCCTCTGCGTCAGCAGCTGATGCTGGCGTTGCAGTGGCCTAGTCTGGACGCTCCGCTGGGCTATGACCATCTCGGACGCTCGCTGTTTGCACGCCTCACGGCGGCGATCCGTTTGTCGCTTGGGCTGGCGCTGGTTAGCGTGTTGAGTGCGCTGATCCCCGGCATTTTTCTTGGCGTACTGGCCGCATGGCGCGGTGGCGTGGTCGACCGCGGCGTCTCGCTGTTGGCAGACGCTTTTCTTGCGTTGCCGGGGCTGCTGCTGGTTTTACTGTTAACCGCGCTGGTGCCGGACTCAGCCCTGATGCTGTATGTCGGCATTTCGCTGCTGCTCTGGGTGGAGTATTTCCGCCTTAGTCGCGCCATTGCCCGACCGCTATTGATGTCTCCGGCGGTGCAGGCCTCGCGTCTTTTGGGCTTTGGCCCATGGCTTATTTTCCGCCGTCATTTGTGGCCAGAGATGGCCCCGGTGGTGCTGACCGTGGCCGCATTTGGTGCAGCCAGCGCCATTATGGCGATTGCCGCACTCGGTTTTGTTAGCGTTGGCGTACGTCCTCCCACGCCTGAGCTGGGGCTGATGATGACCGAGCTGCTCCCCTACTACGAGGAAGCACCCTATGCCCTGCTGCAACCGGTAGTGGTGGTGTTTTTACTGGTGTTAAGTCTGCTACTGCTGGCCGGGAGGGAAAAATCATGA
- a CDS encoding ATP-binding cassette domain-containing protein, which translates to MILMNIEDAAVNGGDLSVQRLSFTLQAGQPFTLLGESGSGKSLLAQAVTGTLPDGLQASGTLIFDGQRHDLASRPARALWGHTLGMLPQEPWLALDPIMRAGDQVAEGYRFLRAMTVSDARARAISDLHALGVADAADKLPQALSGGMAQRVAFAAARAGGAHIMVADEPTKGLDVARRDEVIDLLLREVQAGGGLLTITHDIELARKMGGEVAVMRRGEIVERGSAQQVLTRPQHPYTQALLDADPSRWPLREPAEHDRRVVLEAQDLSISRGGRPLFSRQSLRVHAGEVIGVTGPSGCGKSSFGDILLGLLAADGGTVTRDRELAGVRYQKIFQDPPSAFAPRVTVRRTLEDVVRRHRLNGQRIAQLMDRLKLSPQLLDRYPPEISGGELQRFALLRVLLLDPVFLFADEPTSRLDLLTQRQTIELMVEVVAEQNCALLIVSHDEALVDRISHRRIRLGEG; encoded by the coding sequence ATGATCCTGATGAATATCGAAGATGCGGCGGTAAACGGCGGGGATCTCTCCGTGCAGCGGCTGTCGTTCACTTTGCAAGCCGGTCAGCCTTTTACCCTGCTGGGCGAGTCCGGATCGGGCAAAAGCCTGCTGGCTCAGGCAGTGACAGGTACGTTACCCGATGGATTACAGGCCAGTGGAACGCTGATTTTTGACGGTCAGCGTCACGATCTGGCCAGCCGCCCGGCACGCGCCCTGTGGGGACATACGCTGGGGATGTTACCGCAGGAGCCGTGGCTGGCGCTTGACCCCATTATGCGTGCGGGCGACCAGGTGGCGGAAGGTTATCGATTTTTGCGCGCGATGACCGTATCGGATGCGCGTGCGCGTGCCATAAGCGATCTACATGCGCTGGGAGTGGCTGATGCTGCCGATAAGCTGCCGCAGGCGCTGTCGGGCGGAATGGCCCAGCGCGTGGCGTTCGCCGCTGCCCGTGCCGGTGGCGCTCACATTATGGTTGCCGACGAGCCGACAAAAGGGCTTGACGTGGCGCGCCGCGATGAGGTGATAGATCTGCTGTTACGTGAGGTGCAGGCCGGCGGCGGGCTGTTGACGATCACCCATGATATAGAGCTGGCGCGGAAGATGGGTGGAGAAGTGGCCGTGATGCGGCGCGGTGAAATTGTCGAGCGCGGTAGCGCACAGCAGGTACTGACGCGGCCGCAGCATCCCTACACCCAGGCACTGCTTGACGCTGACCCGTCACGTTGGCCGCTGCGTGAACCTGCTGAACACGATCGGCGGGTGGTACTGGAAGCCCAGGATCTTAGTATAAGCCGTGGTGGACGCCCGCTGTTCAGCCGCCAGTCGCTGCGCGTACATGCCGGGGAGGTGATCGGCGTTACCGGGCCAAGCGGCTGTGGCAAGAGTAGCTTTGGCGATATTTTACTGGGGCTGCTGGCCGCCGACGGCGGTACCGTGACGCGTGACCGCGAGCTGGCGGGGGTCAGATACCAGAAAATCTTTCAGGATCCCCCTTCGGCCTTTGCGCCCCGGGTTACGGTTCGCCGGACGCTGGAGGATGTTGTACGCCGTCATCGGCTTAACGGGCAGCGCATCGCGCAGCTGATGGATCGGCTAAAACTTTCCCCGCAGCTGCTCGACCGTTATCCGCCGGAGATCTCTGGCGGCGAACTGCAACGTTTTGCGCTGCTGCGCGTGCTGTTACTCGATCCGGTATTTTTGTTTGCCGACGAGCCGACCTCCAGACTCGATCTGCTCACCCAGCGGCAGACCATCGAGCTGATGGTCGAAGTGGTGGCGGAGCAAAACTGTGCGCTGCTGATTGTCAGCCACGATGAGGCGCTTGTTGACCGCATCAGCCATCGCCGTATCAGGTTAGGCGAAGGATAG
- a CDS encoding ABC transporter substrate-binding protein, with the protein MTAISTLKTLPTLLIFALPTLGFATTYPLTVTDMDGQKVEFRQEPQRVILQDGRDILSLALLDRDNPFRRVVAWNNLMKKQDNGSWNMLHTRWPQSDKILDMGFSDQGEVNLETVIAKRPDVMIAQLRAKPALQQSGVLAQLSTLNIPVLFVDTELHPVQNTAASITLLGQVLDQEENAKAYTDWYQQKLNSLQTTVKDVSPKPTVFVEPIAGISGGGEGCCFTHGHNGWGGLVEATGAKNIGSELLPGTSGTIAVEKVIALNPDYYVMSGSKRGGKGSHVIPLGYNTDIAEIKATFDQLRARTGVKDIPAVKAGKVAAVYHHFYNHPYNIIGMEMLAKDFYPGQFTQLNPTADYHTLIRTFTRLPDEPINIEYHPQ; encoded by the coding sequence ATGACCGCCATTTCAACGCTTAAAACGCTACCCACCCTGCTGATTTTCGCCCTGCCAACACTGGGTTTTGCCACCACCTACCCACTGACCGTCACCGATATGGATGGACAGAAAGTGGAGTTCAGGCAGGAACCTCAGCGCGTGATCCTGCAAGACGGCCGTGACATTCTCAGTCTCGCCTTACTGGATCGCGACAATCCTTTCCGCCGCGTCGTCGCCTGGAATAATTTGATGAAGAAGCAGGATAACGGCAGCTGGAATATGCTGCACACGCGCTGGCCGCAATCCGACAAAATTCTGGATATGGGTTTCTCTGACCAGGGAGAAGTCAATCTGGAAACGGTGATTGCCAAACGTCCTGATGTGATGATTGCGCAACTGCGTGCTAAGCCTGCCCTACAGCAAAGCGGCGTTCTGGCCCAGCTCAGTACCCTTAATATCCCGGTGCTGTTTGTCGACACGGAACTGCACCCGGTGCAAAATACCGCGGCGAGCATTACGCTGCTCGGCCAGGTTCTGGATCAGGAAGAAAATGCCAAAGCTTATACCGACTGGTATCAGCAGAAGCTGAATTCGCTGCAAACCACTGTAAAAGATGTTTCGCCAAAGCCGACCGTGTTTGTTGAGCCGATTGCAGGTATCAGCGGCGGCGGTGAAGGCTGCTGCTTTACCCATGGTCACAATGGCTGGGGTGGGCTGGTGGAGGCCACCGGTGCTAAAAATATCGGTTCCGAACTGCTGCCCGGCACCAGTGGCACCATTGCGGTAGAAAAGGTCATCGCCCTCAATCCCGACTACTACGTCATGAGTGGATCTAAGCGCGGCGGTAAAGGCAGTCACGTTATCCCTTTGGGTTATAACACCGATATCGCCGAGATCAAGGCAACCTTTGACCAGCTGCGTGCCCGTACCGGAGTAAAAGATATACCGGCAGTAAAAGCAGGCAAAGTTGCAGCGGTCTATCACCACTTTTACAACCATCCGTACAACATCATCGGTATGGAGATGTTGGCAAAAGACTTTTACCCCGGACAGTTTACGCAACTCAACCCAACTGCCGATTACCACACCCTTATCCGCACCTTTACCAGGCTGCCGGACGAACCGATAAATATCGAATATCATCCCCAGTAA
- a CDS encoding type II toxin-antitoxin system HigB family toxin, whose product MRVITAKAVTEAMQKHAQWRVGLKLWLSVFNTPTLRFNSFSQLQTHWLQVSGWDLDFIACARLKTESRKGPLDICVFDIHKNQCRLVTWINTRSGTLYIKQVCSHADYDKWWRDQTKAKR is encoded by the coding sequence ATGCGAGTCATCACGGCAAAGGCTGTTACAGAGGCTATGCAAAAACACGCGCAGTGGCGGGTTGGTTTGAAGCTATGGCTTAGCGTGTTCAATACACCGACGCTGCGTTTTAATTCTTTTTCACAGCTGCAGACGCACTGGTTACAGGTTTCAGGCTGGGATCTGGACTTTATAGCCTGCGCGCGACTTAAGACAGAGAGTCGTAAGGGGCCGCTGGATATCTGCGTATTTGATATTCATAAAAATCAGTGCCGTTTAGTGACATGGATTAACACCAGGTCAGGGACTTTGTACATTAAACAGGTTTGTTCACATGCCGATTACGACAAATGGTGGCGCGATCAAACCAAAGCGAAGAGGTGA
- a CDS encoding helix-turn-helix domain-containing protein, producing MMERLSPNTLQLEGLIASLPLLLQTTAGQLEALSLLLRSCTNPVENDGDLQGRMALIDALYACATDVEHFAAQCAERVADRVHEYEMKHLRMPDVSPGEALSVLMKERGIRQVDLQHIATQSVISDIINGKRAMNVSQIKGLARFFRVPVDMFIGQS from the coding sequence ATGATGGAAAGATTGTCGCCGAATACACTCCAGCTGGAGGGGCTTATCGCCAGCCTGCCACTGCTGCTACAAACCACGGCAGGCCAACTGGAGGCCTTGTCGCTCCTGCTGCGCTCCTGCACTAACCCAGTCGAAAATGACGGCGATTTGCAGGGGCGAATGGCATTGATTGATGCCCTGTACGCCTGTGCCACAGACGTTGAGCATTTTGCTGCCCAGTGTGCTGAACGGGTGGCTGACCGTGTACACGAATATGAGATGAAGCATCTACGGATGCCCGATGTGTCTCCCGGTGAGGCGCTATCCGTATTGATGAAAGAGCGCGGCATCCGCCAGGTTGATCTGCAACATATTGCCACGCAGAGCGTTATCTCTGACATCATCAACGGCAAACGCGCCATGAACGTGTCACAGATCAAGGGACTGGCAAGATTTTTCCGTGTTCCGGTGGACATGTTTATCGGTCAGTCATGA
- a CDS encoding FAD-dependent oxidoreductase: protein MQPATPERLTTDCCIVGGGPAGLMLGYLLARAGVQVIVIEKYGDFLRDFRGDTIHPSTLQVMHHLGLLEELLSLPHQRLARLQAEIAGEEVTLADFSRLPVKCRFMAFMPQWDFLNFLSTKASALPTFTLRQSTALSDLLYKGDTVCGVRATSANGSCEIRAKLVVGCDGRHSKVRQQAGLTGQSFGSPRDVLWFQLDKCADDPEWNTGHKGPKQNFIMLDRGSFWQCGYSIDKGQFAAIKEAGIDGFRQQVAAVAPFPLARLRPLTEWDQVRLLDIRIDRLDQWMKPGVLCIGDAAHAMSPIGGVGVNLAIQDAVASANYLADALRKGEVSPRLLKKVQQRRQFPTRATQFIQIKMSGKKRSDDQPSPLPRIIKRFPFLPWVFGWIIGLGFRREKPRRFMTDR, encoded by the coding sequence ATGCAGCCAGCAACACCTGAACGTTTAACCACTGATTGTTGCATTGTCGGGGGCGGCCCGGCGGGATTAATGCTCGGCTATCTGCTGGCCAGGGCTGGCGTGCAGGTCATCGTGATTGAAAAATACGGTGATTTCCTGCGCGACTTCCGTGGCGATACTATCCATCCCTCTACGCTCCAGGTCATGCACCATCTTGGCTTACTGGAAGAGCTGCTTAGCCTGCCTCATCAGCGACTTGCGCGTCTGCAGGCGGAGATAGCGGGCGAGGAAGTCACTTTGGCTGACTTCTCGCGCCTGCCGGTAAAGTGCCGTTTTATGGCATTTATGCCGCAGTGGGATTTTTTAAACTTTCTGAGTACCAAGGCGTCTGCCCTGCCCACTTTCACACTGCGCCAGTCAACGGCCCTAAGTGACTTATTATATAAAGGCGATACGGTCTGTGGCGTGCGCGCTACCAGTGCCAACGGTTCCTGTGAGATCAGGGCAAAGCTGGTGGTAGGCTGCGATGGACGCCATTCAAAGGTACGCCAGCAGGCCGGACTGACAGGGCAATCCTTTGGTTCCCCTCGCGATGTTTTATGGTTTCAGCTGGACAAATGCGCCGATGACCCGGAGTGGAATACGGGCCACAAAGGGCCGAAGCAGAACTTTATCATGCTCGATCGCGGGAGCTTCTGGCAGTGCGGCTATTCTATTGATAAAGGGCAGTTTGCCGCAATAAAAGAGGCGGGTATCGATGGTTTCAGGCAGCAGGTCGCCGCGGTAGCCCCCTTCCCGCTGGCGCGTCTGCGGCCACTGACAGAATGGGATCAGGTCAGGCTGCTGGATATCCGTATCGACCGACTCGACCAGTGGATGAAACCCGGCGTGCTGTGTATTGGTGATGCCGCCCACGCCATGTCGCCAATTGGTGGAGTAGGCGTTAACCTGGCTATCCAGGATGCCGTTGCCAGCGCCAACTATCTGGCTGACGCACTACGAAAAGGCGAGGTCAGCCCGCGTCTGTTGAAAAAAGTGCAGCAGCGCCGTCAGTTCCCGACTCGCGCAACCCAGTTTATTCAGATAAAAATGAGCGGTAAAAAACGTAGCGATGACCAACCCAGCCCGCTGCCGCGCATCATCAAACGTTTTCCCTTCCTACCCTGGGTTTTTGGCTGGATTATTGGTCTCGGCTTTCGGCGCGAAAAGCCGCGCCGCTTCATGACTGACCGATAA
- a CDS encoding GntR family transcriptional regulator, which produces MIYKSVADRLRLRLNSADCAIGSPLPAEKRLAEEYEVSRMTIRKAMDLLIARGLVVRRHGSGNYVAQKDIHHETRHLTGFSEIMLNQGKTVVSEVLEFKLMLAPPAIASKLRIRLDERIWYSRRVRYVDAKPLMVEDSYMPLKLFRNLSLSHLEGSKFAYIENECRITVSGNYESLTPVLADRNMALLLNIAEHTPILCITALSYCDSGDYVNYSVMFRNAREYQVDYHLRREYP; this is translated from the coding sequence ATGATCTACAAATCTGTTGCCGATCGATTACGCCTTCGCCTTAATTCCGCTGATTGTGCGATTGGCAGCCCGCTACCCGCTGAAAAACGGCTGGCTGAAGAGTATGAGGTTTCCAGAATGACTATCCGCAAGGCTATGGATTTACTTATCGCCAGAGGATTAGTGGTACGTCGCCACGGAAGCGGCAATTACGTGGCGCAAAAAGATATACATCACGAAACCCGCCATCTGACGGGATTTAGCGAGATAATGCTCAATCAGGGTAAGACCGTGGTCAGCGAGGTGCTGGAGTTTAAGCTGATGCTTGCACCACCCGCTATTGCCAGCAAGCTACGCATCAGGCTTGATGAACGCATCTGGTATTCCCGCCGGGTGCGTTATGTCGATGCCAAGCCATTAATGGTAGAAGACAGTTATATGCCGCTAAAACTGTTTCGCAACTTATCCTTGTCACATCTTGAAGGGTCTAAATTCGCCTATATTGAAAACGAATGTCGCATCACCGTTAGCGGTAACTATGAAAGCCTGACGCCGGTGCTGGCAGACAGAAATATGGCGCTGCTGCTGAACATTGCTGAACATACGCCGATCCTGTGCATTACCGCGCTGTCGTACTGTGACAGCGGGGATTATGTCAATTACTCGGTGATGTTTCGCAACGCCCGTGAATACCAGGTGGACTATCATTTGCGCCGTGAATACCCGTAA